Proteins encoded together in one Penicillium digitatum chromosome 1, complete sequence window:
- a CDS encoding Mitochondrial inner membrane AAA protease Yta12, putative, producing the protein MATLLRRPGNLARYWRNAAASTGRTGLATMRLRPSRLSSLLLPSRARTYATQGPTPPNDNSRNNTSDGRNNDHETKKPKCVLTETELKIVDQWLLDMDVERRDNVRNYIMSNGLPPEVRAHIDPNQEPSLMDRIKMTRFLWQVAAYHADERLARQEEIAKRGIADLRTPAEKRSDMAKRDEEYSLRFNKDSEQEPQGQKPAKKGEQQSNAEPPKDPKQDKDPKEEKDNKERQASKKDQQQQKKQQGDKKGKVPPNMGKVLELRFDPVSFFVTALVTYYAYRSFFPGESGGREITWQEFRANYLEKGLVEKLTVLNHNKVRVDLNREAAAQADSNGQPASYVFFSIGSVDSFEMKIEAAQYELGIPSHERIPVAYHDETPWGGVLMSLAPTLLFLGGVFWMSRRAGGGAGGQSGIFGIGKSRAKRFNHETDIKTKFSDVAGMDEAKVEIMEFVSFLQQPERFEKLGAKIPRGAILSGPPGTGKTLLAKATAGESGVPFYSVSGSEFVEMFVGVGPSRVRDLFANARKNTPCIIFIDEIDAIGKSRAKSNVGGGNDERESTLNQILTEMDGFNTSEQVVVLAGTNRPDVLDKALMRPGRFDRHISIDRPTMDGRKQIFRVYLKKIVTDENLEYMEGRLAALTPGFAGADIANCVNEAALVAARENADKVVMKHFEQAIERVIGGLEKKSLVLSPEEKRTVAYHEAGHAICGWYFKWADPLLKVSIIPRGQGALGYAQYLPAGGDTYLMNVNQLMDRMAMTLGGRVSEELHFETVTSGASDDFNKVTRMATAMVTKFGMSSKLGYIYYEDDAQQQLHKPFSEDTARSIDLEVRRIIEEAHKQCRDLLTEKRKELGIVAEELLSKEVLGRDDLIRLLGPRPYPESGEFAKYFDGKGGQTIAPPDYQSPEQTSGKDGRDETPIPPS; encoded by the exons ATGGCTACCTTACTTCGACGGCCAGGCAATCTCGCTCGCTACTGGAGGAACGCCGCGGCATCTACCGGTCGCACGGGGCTGGCTACCATGCGTCTGCGACCATCAAGACTCTCATCTCTACTTTTACCGAGCCGCGCTAGAACCTACGCCACGCAAGGTCCGACACCTCCCAATGACAACAGTCGAAACAACACATCAGATGGCCGTAACAATGACCACGAAACGAAGAAGCCGAAGTGTGTTCTGACTGAAACTGAACTGAAAATTGTGGATCAATGGCTATTAGATATGGACGTGGAGCGACGCGACAATGTCCGAAACTACATCATGAGCAATGGACTTCCACCGGAAGTCAGGGCGCACATCGATCCGAATCAAGAACCGTCATTAATGGATCGTATCAAGATGACACGATTCCTGTGGCAAGTCGCTGCTTACCATGCTGATGAGCGTCTAGCTAGACAGGAAGAAATCGCAAAGCGTGGTATCGCAGATCTGCGCACCCCCGCCGAAAAGCGCAGTGACATGGCCAAACGTGACGAAGAATACAGCCTCCGCTTCAACAAGGACTCAGAGCAGGAGCCGCAAGGGCAGAAACCGGCAAAGAAAGGCGAACAGCAATCCAACGCAGAACCGCCAAAGGATCCCAAGCAAGACAAGGATCCTAAAGAGGAAAAGGACAACAAGGAAAGGCAAGCTTCCAAGAAGGACCAGCAACAACAGAAGAAGCAACAAGGCGACAAGAAGGGCAAGGTGCCCCCGAACATGGGCAAGGTCCTTGAGTTACGTTTCGATCCCGTATCTTTCTTCGTTACCGCTCTCGTCACATACTACGCCTACCGCAGCTTTTTCCCCGGTGAAAGTGGGGGCAGAGAAATCACTTGGCAAGAATTCCGTGCAAACTACCTTGAGAAGGGCCTTGTGGAGAAATTGACCGTCCTCAACCACAACAAGGTTCGGGTTGATCTCAACCGCGAAGCTGCGGCTCAAGCCGACTCAAATGGTCAGCCTGCCTCCTATGTCTTCTTCAGTATTGGTTCTGTCGACAGCTTCGAGATGAAGATCGAGGCAGCTCAGTATGAACTTGGTATTCCATCGCATGAACGTATTCCTGTCGCCTATCACGATGAAACCCCATGGGGTGGTGTCTTGATGTCACTGGCTCCtactcttctcttccttggtGGTGTCTTCTGGATGTCCCGGCGTGCCGGTGGCGGCGCCGGCGGTCAGAGTGGAATCTTTGGTATCGGAAAGAGCCGTGCCAAACGCTTCAATCACGAGACTGATATCAAAACCAAGTTCTCTGACGTTGCGGGCATGGACGAAGCCAAGGTTGAGATCATGGAATTTGTTAGCTTCCTCCAGCAACCCGAGCGGTTCGAGAAGCTGGGTGCAAAGATTCCCCGTGGTGCTATTCTCTCAGGTCCGCCCGGTACTGGTAAGACATTGCTCGCCAAAGCCACTGCAGGTGAATCTGGTGTGCCTTTCTACAGTGTCAGTGGTTCAGAATTCGTTGAAATGTTTGTCGGTGTTGGTCCCTCTCGTGTCCGGGATCTCTTCGCCAATGCCCGGAAGAACACCCCCTGCATCATTTTCATTGATGAAATTGATGCGATTGGAAAGTCCCGTGCAAAGTCGAACGTTGGAGGTGGAAACGATGAGCGTGAAAGCACTCTTAACCAGATTCTTACTGAGATGGATGGTTTCAATACCTCTGAGCAAGTGGTTGTCCTAGCCGGTACCAACCGACCGGATGTTCTTGACAAGGCTCTCATGCGTCCCGGACGATTCGATCGACACATCTCTATTGACCGGCCTACCATGGACGGTCGCAAGCAGATCTTCCGCGTTTACTTGAAGAAGATTGTCACCGACGAGAACTTGGAGTACATGGAGGGCAGACTTGCCGCTCTGACTCCCGGCTTCGCTGGTGCTGACATTGCCAACTGCGTAAACGAGGCAGCCCTTGTTG CTGCCCGTGAGAACGCAGACAAGGTCGTCATGAAACATTTCGAGCAAGCTATCGAACGAGTCATTGGTGGATTAGAGAAGAAGTCCCTTGTCCTGTCTCCTGAGGAGAAGCGGACCGTCGCCTACCACGAGGCTGGCCACGCTATCTGCGGTTGGTATTTCAAGTGGGCTGACCCGCTGCTGAAGGTGTCGATCATTCCTCGCGGACAAGGCGCACTGGGCTATGCCCAATACCTCCCAGCTGGCGGCGACACATATCTGATGAATGTCAATCAGTTGATGGACCGCATGGCCATGACTCTGGGTGGTCGTGTCAGCGAGGAGCTGCACTTTGAAACCGTGACTAGCGGTGCCAGTGATGACTTCAACAAGGTCACTCGCATGGCTACTGCCATGGTGACTAAGTTCGGCATGTCGTCCAAGCTTGGTTACATTTACTACGAAGATGACGCACAGCAGCAACTCCACAAGCCCTTCTCCGAGGATACCGCCCGCTCTATCGATCTGGAGGTGCGCCGTATCATCGAAGAGGCCCACAAGCAGTGCCGTGACCTCCTGACCGAGAAGCGTAAGGAACTTGGCATTGTTGCCGAGGAGCTTCTGTCTAAGGAGGTTCTTGGACGTGACGACCTCATCCGTCTCCTTGGCCCGCGCCCCTACCCCGAGTCTGGCGAGTTCGCCAAATACTTCGATGGCAAGGGCGGCCAGACCATTGCCCCACCGGACTACCAGAGCCCCGAACAAACCTCTGGTAAGGACGGCCGGGACGAGACACCTATCCCTCCTTCATAG
- a CDS encoding Fungal specific transcription factor, putative: MDGLGDGDGIGFDQPTVMNQTPQLFSYDHSQMQGGSMYDDSSMGAGDETNDAKRRRIARACDMCRKKKIKCDGKMPKCSHCINYKTECIFTQVEKKRNPPKGAKYIEGLENRLGRMESLLRLSGLLSEDDGGKTDLGTLEKRLADRTNALNAAKNSNLFLAQATAAQQAPSSHHTTPRMDSNSSPQTAATSPESQKSETEVEALSDMMCSLVTNNCGETRYIGSSSGFSIFSPKGIQWVNEKTGDTSFQDMISSAYVDDNKWMYWKPEIFSDIFARRVFKPLPPKEEALSLFRDFFENFNCMFPLFHEATFMHLVERQYSRDPYEGSGWWASINVALAISHKLRVMSNLVPHEEDKRAWLYLKNAMGVLTELTMRNTDLLSVQALLGMSLFLQGTPNPQPAFFLVAAAIRLSHSIGLHKRGSGFGLNVVEVEQRKRVFWIAYLLDKDICLRSGRPPVQDDDDMNVELPSEDPPDNVGNVPLSDGRSKFNLFRSLCEFATIQSKVYKRLYSAKASKQSDGELLNTIGELDKELEDWKDNIPIDFRPEYEIQATHTPLIIHMVVLHFAYYNCLTTIHRMSVHHGYWTSRLSNYAIQGLNARPLNPRVFLSAVLCVTAARASINLIKYIPQGDFACVWLILYYPVSALVTLFANILQNPNDARARSDVKLMSVVVSFLSTLVSDESNGSIKRMLALCGEFERIAEVVLDKSEKESHLRKKRKNAEDSAGAAEEQSVTSPSAKRTHKAPTSASFSPSMFTNPTAAAHSPSTGGPFPGATMPPTSSLPTDLQSNIHAMSGIGQEYSDMLSPDHMANVGFPEQHAFSASPGMATFQQPFVPQDLWQMPMTIEWDWADMSTNFPPFEGAGPSGPLPGQ, from the exons ATGGATGGCTTGGGGGACGGCGATGGCATAGGCTTCGACCAACCTACTGTCATGAACCAGACACCGCAACTCTTCAGCTATGATCATTCTCAGATGCAGGGCGGGTCTATGTACGATGATTCGTCAATGGGCGCGGGGGATGAAACCAACGATGCGAAGAGACGGAGGATCGCAAGG GCGTGCGACATGTgtcggaagaagaagattaaATGCGACGGGAAAATGCCAAAATGCTCACACTGCATCAACTACAAAACGGAATGTATCTTCACCCAAGTGGAGAAGAAGCGGAATCCCCCCAAAGG AGCGAAATACATCGAAGGTCTGGAAAACCGACTGGGCCGGATGGAGTCGTTGCTGCGTTTGTCGGGTCTGTTGTCAGAAGACGATGGTGGCAAGACGGATCTCGGAACACTAGAGAAGCGACTAGCGGATCGAACGAATGCGTTGAACGCAGCGAAAAACTCCAACTTGTTCCTGGCTCAAGCAACCGCAGCCCAACAGGCCCCAAGCTCCCACCACACCACACCTCGTATGGATTCCAACTCTAGCCCTCAGACAGCCGCTACATCACCTGAGTCACAAAAGTCGGAGACCGAAGTCGAGGCACTGTCGGATATGATGTGTTCTTTGGTAACGAACAACTGCGGGGAGACGCGGTACATTG GATCCTCATCTGGATTTTCTATCTTCTCCCCTAAGGGTATACAATGGGTGAATGAGAAAACTGGAGATACATCCTTCCAAGACATGATCTCGTCAGCATATGTCGATGACAATAAATGGATGTACTGGAAACCTGAGATCTTCAGCGATATTTTCGCAAGGCGTGTGTTTAAGCCTCTGCCGCCGAAGGAGGAAGCTCTTTCTCTATTCAGGGACTTCTTTGAGAACTTCAATTGCATGTTTCCACTGTTCCACGAAGCGACATTCATGCACTTGGTGGAGCGGCAATACTCGCGCGATCCCTACGAGGGCTCGGGTTGGTGGGCGAGCATAAATGTTGCACTAGCGATTTCTCACAAGCTTCGGGTTATGAGTAACCTAGTGCCACATGAAGAAGACAAAAGAGCTTGGCTTTATTTGAAGAACGCCATGGGAGTTCTGACCGAGCTTACCATGCGTAACACTGATCTATTGAGCGTGCAAGCGCTATTGGGCATG TCGCTCTTTCTTCAAGGAACCCCTAACCCACAACCTGCCTTCTTCCTTGTTGCTGCGGCGATTCGACTTTCCCACAGCATTGGTCTACATAAACGCGGTTCTGGCTTTGGCCTCAACGTAGTTGAAGTCGAGCAGCGGAAAAGAGTCTTCTGGATTGCCTATCTTCTTGACAAGGA CATATGTCTACGCTCCGGTCGACCACCAGtacaagatgacgatgatatGAATGTGGAGCTGCCAAGCGAGGATCCGCCAGACAATGTTGGAAATGTGCCATTATCTGATGGTAGAAGCAAGTTCAACCTCTTCCGGTCATTGTGTGAATTCGCTACTATTCAGAGCAAGGTATACAAGCGACTCTATTCTGCCAAAGCATCGAAACAATCAGACGGTGAATTGCTCAATACAATCGGTGAGCTTGACAAGGAGCTGGAAGACTGGAAAGACAACATTCCCATCGACTTCCGCCCCGAGTACGAAATTCAAGCTACCCACACCCCTCTTATCATCCACATGGTTGTCTTACATTTTGCCTATTACAATTGCTTGACTACCATTCACCGCATGTCAGTTCATCACGGGTATTGGACAAGCCGTCTGTCCAACTATGCCATCCAGGGGTTGAATGCACGGCCCTTAAACCCAAGGGTATTCTTGTCTGCAGTTTTGTGTGTCACTGCTGCCAGAGCATCGATCAATTTGATCAAGTATATCCCACAAGGAGACTTCGCTTGTGTTTG GCTGATTCTCTACTACCCGGTGTCTGCCCTTGTGACTCTTTTCGCCAATATCCTCCAGAACCCCAATGACGCTCGTGCTCGATCCGATGTTAAATTAATGAGCGTAGTAGTCAGCTTCCTGTCTACTCTGGTCTCCGACGAATCCAATGGCAGCATCAAGCGCATGCTAGCTCTTTGCGGTGAATTTGAGAGAATTGCCGAGGTGGTCTTGGACAAATCTGAAAAAGAGTCTCATTTGCGAAAGAAACGCAAGAATGCAGAAGACTCTGCAGGTGCAGCCGAAGAACAGTCGGTAACTTCACCCTCCGCCAAACGTACACATAAAGCGCCCACCTCCGCATCCTTCTCTCCATCCATGTTCACCAACCCTACGGCTGCCGCCCACTCGCCCAGCACAGGAGGACCATTCCCAGGGGCTACAATGCCCCCAACAAGTAGTCTTCCCACTGACCTCCAAAGCAATATCCATGCCATGTCTGGAATTGGTCAGGAATACTCAGACATGCTGAGTCCTGATCACATGGCTAATGTTGGATTCCCGGAGCAACACGCATTCAGCGCCAGTCCCGGTATGGCAACATTTCAGCAGCCATTTGTCCCACAAGATCTCTGGCAGATGCCAATGACAATCGAGTGGGACTGGGCGGATATGTCTACCAACTTTCCTCCTTTTGAAGGAGCTGGTCCCAGTGGGCCGCTGCCTGGGCAGTGA
- a CDS encoding Exoglucanase type C, whose product MYQRALLFSALAAAAHAQQVGTLKAETHPSLTWQKCTAKGSCTDQKGSVVIDSNWRWLHSVDGSTNCYTGNQWDANLCPDDKTCATKCALDGADYAGTYGVTTDGNALTLDFVTGANVGSRLFLMEDESTYQIFKLKNQEFTFDVDTSQLPCGLNGALYFVSMDSDGGMAKYDGNKAGAKYGTGYCDSQCPRDLKFINGQANVDGWVPSKNDKNSGVGGHGSCCPEMDIWEANSISNAYTPHPCESPEQTMCEGDNCGGTYSSTRYAGTCDPDGCDYNPFRMGNETFFGPGKTVDSKSKVTVVTQFITSDGTDTGTLSEIKRVYVQNGKVIANSASEVSGVTGNSITTDFCTAQKKAFGDDDIFAQKGGLATMGEGLDQGMVLVMSLWDDHYAKMLWLDGEAYPTSASASDPGVARGTCDTASGDPATVENESGSAKVTYSNIKVGPIGSTYAS is encoded by the exons ATGTATCAGCGCGCACTCCTTTTCTCCGCCCTGGCGGCGGCTGCCCATGCCCAGCAGGTTGGCACATTGAAAGCTGAGACCCATCCCTCTTTGACATGGCAAAAGTGCACTGCCAAGGGCAGTTGCACCGACCAGAAGGGTTCTGTTGTTATTGATTCCAACTGGCGTTGGCTTCACTCTGTCGATGGTTCCACCAACTGCTACACTGGAAACCAG TGGGATGCGAATCTTTGCCCAGACGATAAGACTTGCGCCACAAAATGCGCTCTGGACGGCGCTGACTACGCCGGCACCTACGGTGTGACCACCGATGGCAATGCTCTCACGTTGGACTTTGTCACTGGCGCTAACGTTGGCTCTCGTCTGTTCCTGATGGAGGACGAAAGTACCTACCAGATTTTCAAGCTGAAGAACCAGGAGTTCACATTCGACGTGGATACCTCCCAGCTGCCTTGCGGACTCAATGGAGCTCTGTACTTTGTTTCCATGGACTCTGATGGTGGCATGGCTAAGTACGACGGCAACAAGGCAGGTGCCAAGTACGGAACTGGCTACTGTGATTCTCAGTGCCCTCGTGATCTGAAGTTCATCAACGGACAG GCCAACGTGGATGGCTGGGTACCTTCCAAGAATGACAAGAATAGCGGTGTCGGCGGCCACGGATCTTGCTGCCCTGAAATGGATATCTGGGAAGCCAACAGCATTTCCAATGCGTACACACCTCACCCTTGCGAGAGCCCCGAACAGACCATGTGCGAGGGCGACAATTGTGGCGGAACTTACTCCTCCACCCGCTACGCAGGAACCTGCGATCCCGATGGATGTGACTACAATCCCTTCCGCATGGGCAACGAGACCTTCTTCGGCCCCGGCAAGACCGTTGACTCCAAGTCCAAGGTGACCGTGGTCACTCAGTTCATCACTAGCGACGGCACCGACACCGGCACCCTCAGCGAGATCAAGCGTGTCTACGTGCAGAACGGAAAGGTCATTGCCAACTCTGCCTCGGAAGTCAGCGGTGTCACCGGAAACTCGATCACCACGGACTTCTGCACAGCCCAGAAGAAAGCCTTCGGCGACGATGATATCTTCGCTCAAAAGGGTGGTCTGGCTACCATGGGCGAGGGTTTGGACCAGGGCATGGTTTTAGTCATGAGCTTGTGGGATGACCACTATGCTAAGATGCTCTGGTTGGACGGCGAGGCCTACCCCACCTCTGCTTCTGCCTCCGATCCTGGTGTTGCTCGCGGCACATGCGACACAGCCTCCGGCGACCCAGCGACCGTTGAGAACGAGTCAGGCTCGGCCAAGGTGACCTACTCTAACATCAAGGTCGGTCCCATTGGCTCCACCTACGCTTCCTAA
- a CDS encoding DNA topoisomerase, type IA, domain 2, with product MARKILCVAEKPAIARAVATHLSGGAFQTHAIRGNQYVKNYEFDFNFGGAWGNCSVTMTSVVGHLTGLDFDRQYKGWMSCPPGSLFEAPVQEFVDKDKLPIADNIRNQAKYSKALFIWTDCDREESAHVRRAALAPVNLDEYQASAVAARIELDLRIGAAFTRLQTLQLQTVVAALKEKVISYGSCQFPTLGFVVDRYLRVQNFKPETFWGIKVILSREGKKVNFLWKRVHLFDRAVVTMMLERCLVAKQAKVTKVSQKPTSKWRPLPLTTVDLQMMGSRFLRLDSQTIMKVAEALYTKGFISYPRTETDQFDKAIDLKKLIEKQYPDSSWGQYARELVDGKFRTPRFGRHNDKAHPPIHPVSWVSPNQLNANEKKVYEFVVRRFLACCSDDAKGQGTEIEIQYGEESFHTNGLIVLERNYLDVYVYDKWESSQQIPNFERGELFEPTEANIFEGKTTAPNYLTEPELIGLMDANGIGTDATMAEHIAKIKEREYVAINQRGSGRSAVQEFIPTRLGIALVEGYDNVVEGLPNSVSLSKPFLRKEMELRMIEICSGTKTRQEVVQQSLDMYREVFIHTQRRINMLKNACRKYLVEETTS from the exons ATGGCTCGCAAAATATTGTGTGTGGCCGAGAAGCCTGCCATTGCTCGCGCAGTGGCAACTCACCTATCGGGAGGTGCCTTTCAGACA CATGCGATCCGTGGGAATCAATATGTCAAGAACTATGAATTTGATTTCAATTTCGGTGGTGCCTGGGGCAACTGCTCGGTCACCATGACCAGCGTGGTGGGCCATCTGACTGGCTTGGACTTTGACCGCCAGTACAAAGGCTGGATGTCCTGTCCTCCAGGGTCACTATTTGAGGCTCCTGTACAAGAGTTTGTTGATAAG GACAAGCTCCCAATTGCGGATAACATCCGGAACCAAGCCAAGTACTCTAAGGCCCTGTTTATTTGGACCGATTGTGATCGCGAAG AAAGCGC ACATGTTCGTCGGGCTGCTCTAGCACCAGTCAATCTCGATGAATATCAGGCCAGTGCTGTAGCTGCAAGAATCGAGCTGGATCTTCGAATTGGCGCTGCATTCACCCGCCTACAGACTCTACAACTACAAACAGTAGTGGCAGCCTTGAAGGAAAAGGTCATTAGCTATG GGTCCTGCCAATTTCCTACTTTGGGATTCGTTGTCGATAGATACTTAAGAGTCCAAAATTTCAAGCCAGAAACGTTTTGGGGCATCAAGGTCATACTCAGCCGTGAAGGCAAAAAGGTCAACTTTCTCTGGAAGCGGGTGCATTTATTTGACCGAGCTGTTGTGACGATGATGCTGGAGCGGTGTTTGGTTGCAAAGCAAGCCAAAGTCACGAAAGTGAGCCAGAAGCCTACAAGCAAATGGCGGCCGTTGCCCTTGACTACGGTAGACCTACAGATGATGGGCAGTCGATTTCTTCGTTTGGACAGTCAGACTATCATGAAG GTAGCGGAAGCACTTTACACCAAAGGATTTATCAGCTATCCCAGAACCGAGACAGACCAGTTCGACAAAGCAATTGACCTTAAAAAATTGATCGAAAAGCAATACCCCGACAGCTCATGGGGTCAATATGCTCGAGA ACTCGTTGATGGCAAGTTCAGGACCCCTCGCTTTGGCCGCCACAATGATAAGGCCCACCCACCTATTCATCCTGTCAGCTGGGTCTCACCGAATCAATTGAATGCCAATGAAAAGAAGGTCTATGAATTTGTTGTCCGTCGATTCCTCGCCTGCTGTTCTGATGACGCAAAGGGCCAGGGCACAGAGATTGAAATTCAATATGGCGAAGAATCCTTCCACACGAATGGTCTGATCGTGTTGGAGAGAAACTACTTGGATGTATACGTCTACGATAAGTGGGAAAGCAGCCAGCAAATTCCAAACTTTGAACGAGGAGAGCTCTTCGAGCCCACAGAAGCCAATATTTTCGAAGGCAAAACAACTGCTCCCAACTATCTGACCGAGCCTGAGCTTATTGGCCTGATGGATGCCAACGGGATTGGTACTGATGCCACGATGGCGGAGCATATTGCCAAGATCAAAGAACGTGAATACGTCGCCATAAACCAACGAGGCAGTGGCCGCAGCGCAGTGCAGGAATTCATCCCGACCCGTTTGGGTATTGCCCTTGTGGAAGGGTATGATAATGTTGTCGAAGGTCTCCCTAATAGTGTGTCTCTCAGCAAGCCGTTCCTTCGTAAGGAGATGGAGTTGAGAATGATTGAGATCTGCTCGGGCACTAAAACTCGACAAGAGGTCGTCCAGCAGAGTCTGGACATGTACCGAGAAGTCTTCATTCATACACAGAGACGGATCAACATGCTGAAGAATGCCTGTCGCAAGTATCTTGTTGAAGAAACCACGTCATGA
- a CDS encoding DUF1295 domain protein encodes MASLPLPRVESLLDYTSFQLTVLPYLTQLLWLPDSLREAGSDVYSLRAVYLATNPFVSALAFGGALAGMLFIAAEINRNYSQVDRFWSILPALYNVHFALWARLSGIQTQTLDTIAVITALWSARLTFNYWRKGGYSIGSEDYRWQIVRSKVNNSFVFMIFNLGFIAIAQSLLLLLITAPTYIFVVAAYNQGPENFGLPDLAFSRAAFFFVIIEFFADGQQWKFQSAKKEYQTNARIPEPYKDQFSAEDLERGFVVSGLWSWSRHPNFVAEQAFWLTMYLWACYRTETFFNWAGLGALGYLAIFQGSVRLTEAITAGKYPEYSDYQARVGRFIPRLSVKAKKTKKTSKKST; translated from the exons ATGGCATCTTTACCACTTCCCCGCGTGGAGTCCCTTTTGGATTATACATCCTTTCAGCTTACCGTTCTTCCCTACTTGACCCAGTTGCTATGGCTGCCCGACAGCTTGCGTGAAGCTGGTAGCGATGTGTATAGCTTACGAGCTGTCTATCTAGCTACCAACCCCTTCGTCTCTGCTCTTGCTTTCGGTGGAGCTCTGGCTGGTATGCTTTTCATCGCAGCTGAGATCAACCGGAACTATTCACAAGTAGACCGGTTTTGGAGCATTCTCCCGGCGCTGTACAATGTGCATTTCGCCCTCTGGGCTCGTTTGTCTGGCATCCAGACCCAGACTTTGGATACAATCGCTGTCATCACTGCTCTCTGGAGT GCTCGCTTGACTTTCAACTACTGGCGCAAAGGAGGTTATTCGATTGGCTCGGAAGATTATCGCTGGCAGATCGTGCGCTCTAAAGTGAATAACAGCTTTGTTTTCATGATCTTCAACCTCGGATTCATTGCAATCGCGCAGTCGCTGctcctccttctcatcaCCGCTCCGACATACATTTTTGTTGTCGCCGCATACAACCAGGGACCCGAGAATTTTGGCCTTCCTGACTTGGCCTTCTCTCGTGCTGCGTTTTTCTTcgtcatcattgaattctTTGCCGACGGGCAGCAGTGGAAGTTCCAGTCTGCTAAGAAAGAGTACCAAACCAACGCGCGTATTCCCGAGCCCTACAAGGACCAATTCTCCGCCGAAGATCTTGAGCGGGGCTTTGTCGTCAGTGGTCTCTGGTCTTGGTCGCGACACCCCAACTTCGTTGCCGAGCAGGCCTTTTGGTTGACCATGTATTTGTGGGCTTGCTACCGCACCGAGACTTTCTTCAACTGGGCCGGTCTCGGCGCTTTGGGATATCTTGCTATCTTCCAGGGAAGCGTACGCCTAACCGAGGCTATTACCGCCGGCAAGTACCCCGAGTACAGTGACTACCAGGCTCGTGTCGGCAGATTTATCCCTCGCCTATCTGTCAAGgcgaagaagaccaagaagacCAGCAAGAAGAGCACTTAA